One window from the genome of Haloprofundus halobius encodes:
- a CDS encoding aldo/keto reductase, translated as MRHRELGTTGYDVTEIGLGTWNIGSDWGDVTAEEGREAVRAALDAGVDFIDTADVYGDGASEKRIAEVLDEEDARDDVTVATKAGRRLDPHETDGYTHENLERFVDRSRENLGVDSLDLLQLHCPPTDVYYQPEVFEALDDLKDTGTLDHYGVSVETVEEGLKAIEYDGVETVQIIFNPFRQRPAELFFREAIRRDVGVVVRVPLASGLLTGNLSVDDEFPEDDHRNYNRDGDAFDVGETFAGVPFETGVRAADALEPAVSDDATLAQFTLRWILSFDAVSAVIPGSTSPEHIRQNVAAADLPEPTAQQHELVHEVYDEYVRDHVHHRW; from the coding sequence ATGCGACACCGCGAACTCGGCACCACCGGTTACGACGTGACCGAAATCGGTCTCGGCACGTGGAACATCGGCAGCGACTGGGGCGATGTGACGGCGGAGGAGGGGCGCGAGGCGGTCCGCGCGGCGCTCGATGCGGGCGTCGATTTCATCGATACGGCGGACGTCTACGGCGACGGCGCGAGCGAGAAGCGTATCGCCGAAGTCCTGGACGAGGAGGACGCCCGCGACGACGTGACCGTCGCGACCAAAGCGGGCCGCCGCCTCGACCCGCACGAGACCGACGGTTACACCCACGAGAACCTCGAACGGTTCGTCGACCGGAGTCGCGAGAACCTCGGCGTCGACTCGCTCGACCTGCTCCAACTGCACTGCCCGCCGACCGACGTGTACTACCAACCCGAGGTGTTCGAGGCGCTGGACGACTTGAAGGACACGGGGACACTCGACCACTACGGCGTCAGCGTCGAGACGGTCGAGGAGGGGCTGAAGGCCATCGAGTACGACGGCGTCGAGACGGTCCAGATAATCTTCAACCCGTTCCGTCAGCGCCCCGCCGAACTGTTCTTCCGGGAGGCGATTCGCCGCGACGTCGGCGTCGTCGTCCGCGTGCCGCTGGCGTCGGGCCTCCTCACCGGTAACCTCTCCGTAGACGACGAGTTCCCCGAGGACGACCACCGCAACTACAACCGCGACGGCGACGCCTTCGATGTCGGCGAGACGTTCGCCGGTGTACCCTTCGAGACGGGCGTCCGCGCCGCCGACGCGCTCGAACCCGCGGTGTCCGACGACGCGACGCTCGCGCAGTTCACGCTCCGGTGGATTCTCTCGTTCGACGCCGTGAGCGCCGTCATCCCCGGTTCGACCAGTCCGGAACACATCCGGCAGAACGTCGCCGCCGCCGACCTCCCCGAACCGACGGCCCAGCAGCACGAACTCGTCCACGAGGTGTACGACGAGTACGTGCGTGACCACGTCCACCACCGCTGGTGA
- a CDS encoding formate/nitrite transporter family protein — MSVAPEPAEIFERAVAEGERRLDQSLLELVSTSFIAGFTVVFGIVALGHVHAAVGRQFGSLAELAGALAFGVGVVFLIVGRTELFTENFFDPTAKAVKADSWMLRPLFRLWVVTFVFNLLGGGLFALVFSVEGTLSAHTTEALRAFAVEFVRRGVATEFANGVAGGALVALLSFLLAAANSVRSRITMAYIVGFLLALGPFDHVVVTMLHVFIGVLFGAEVGVVSFVVMTATVTAGNFVGGLGLVTFTHVTQFRGARQSDG; from the coding sequence ATGTCAGTAGCTCCCGAACCCGCCGAGATTTTCGAAAGAGCGGTCGCGGAAGGCGAGCGACGCCTCGATCAGTCGCTGCTCGAACTGGTTTCGACGAGTTTCATCGCGGGGTTCACCGTCGTGTTCGGCATCGTCGCGCTCGGGCACGTCCACGCCGCGGTCGGACGGCAGTTCGGTTCGCTCGCCGAGCTCGCAGGCGCGCTCGCCTTCGGCGTCGGCGTCGTGTTCCTCATCGTCGGCCGCACGGAACTGTTCACCGAGAACTTCTTCGACCCGACGGCGAAGGCGGTCAAGGCGGATTCGTGGATGCTCCGGCCGCTCTTTCGTCTCTGGGTCGTTACTTTCGTGTTCAACCTGCTCGGCGGCGGTCTCTTCGCGTTGGTCTTCTCCGTGGAGGGGACGCTGTCGGCGCACACCACGGAGGCGCTGCGAGCGTTCGCCGTGGAGTTCGTCCGCCGCGGAGTGGCTACGGAGTTCGCCAACGGCGTCGCGGGCGGGGCGCTCGTCGCACTACTGTCGTTTCTCCTTGCGGCCGCCAACAGCGTCAGAAGCCGCATCACGATGGCGTACATCGTCGGGTTCCTGTTGGCGCTCGGTCCGTTCGACCACGTCGTCGTCACCATGCTCCACGTCTTCATCGGCGTGCTCTTCGGGGCCGAGGTCGGCGTCGTCTCGTTCGTCGTCATGACGGCGACCGTCACGGCCGGGAACTTCGTCGGTGGACTCGGCTTGGTCACGTTCACGCACGTCACGCAGTTCAGAGGTGCGCGTCAGTCCGACGGGTAG
- a CDS encoding zinc-ribbon domain-containing protein: MSKVTFRADDDLVERLEALEASKSEVMREALRAYLDASERDDGAAETTPASAREAVDRLVRERVDELVDERLREVENRRPQDVNVNISLDGAGGDDSEARKTTLDDSERTDERSCNQCGEELSDDQMYCPNCGEKASRRLFCDCGDEVRSDWAFCPGCGRRTPAADVLERR, encoded by the coding sequence ATGAGTAAAGTGACGTTCCGCGCGGACGACGACCTCGTCGAGCGGTTGGAGGCGTTAGAGGCCTCCAAGAGCGAGGTTATGCGCGAGGCGCTTCGTGCGTACCTCGACGCGTCGGAACGTGACGACGGTGCAGCGGAGACGACGCCAGCATCGGCTCGCGAGGCGGTCGACCGTCTCGTCCGCGAGCGCGTCGACGAACTCGTCGACGAACGACTCCGCGAAGTCGAGAACCGCCGCCCGCAGGACGTAAACGTCAACATCAGTCTCGACGGTGCGGGAGGCGACGACTCGGAGGCGCGTAAGACAACGCTCGACGACTCGGAGCGGACCGACGAGAGATCGTGCAATCAGTGCGGCGAAGAACTGTCCGATGACCAGATGTACTGCCCGAATTGCGGCGAGAAGGCGTCCCGTCGGCTGTTCTGCGACTGCGGCGACGAGGTGCGCTCGGACTGGGCGTTCTGTCCGGGGTGCGGTCGGCGGACCCCGGCGGCCGACGTGCTCGAACGTCGTTGA
- a CDS encoding ribbon-helix-helix domain-containing protein — protein MERVTLRIPKQQIEEVEQMVETGEFPNRSEAIRSAVREMLNEQVEERDAKRPERAKRSWAKV, from the coding sequence ATGGAGCGTGTGACACTACGAATTCCGAAGCAGCAGATCGAGGAAGTCGAACAGATGGTGGAAACGGGAGAGTTCCCGAACCGAAGCGAAGCCATCCGTTCGGCCGTCCGCGAGATGCTCAACGAACAGGTCGAGGAACGCGACGCGAAACGCCCCGAGCGCGCCAAGCGCAGCTGGGCGAAGGTGTAA
- the ftsZ gene encoding cell division protein FtsZ, which produces MQDIVQDALENAEAEQRDMEAQSDDDDDFGEPRIVIVGCGGAGNNTINRLYNIGVEGADTIAINTDKQHLKMIEADTKILVGKSLTSGLGAGGDPSMGERATEMAQGTIKEVLGKADLVFVTAGMGGGTGTGAAPVVAKIAKEQGAIVVGMVSTPFNVERARTVKAEEGLEKLRNEADSIIVLDNNRLLDYVPNLPIGKAFSVMDQIIAETVKGISETITQPSLINLDYADMSTIMNQGGVAVMLVGETQDKNKTEEVVRDAMNHPLLDVDYRGASGGLVHITGGPDLTLKEAEGIADNITERLEASANVIWGARIQEEYKGKVRVMAIMTGVQSAQVLGPTTQKQADRSRASLDGSSSSEFETNQNRQHRTNPGASGSWQSDGGRDEVERNNGLDVIR; this is translated from the coding sequence ATGCAAGATATCGTTCAAGACGCACTCGAGAACGCCGAAGCCGAGCAGCGCGATATGGAGGCGCAGAGCGACGACGACGACGATTTCGGCGAACCCCGTATCGTCATCGTCGGTTGCGGTGGTGCCGGTAACAACACCATCAACCGTCTCTACAACATCGGCGTCGAGGGTGCCGACACCATCGCCATAAACACCGACAAACAGCACCTGAAGATGATCGAGGCCGACACGAAGATTCTCGTCGGCAAGTCGCTGACCTCCGGCCTCGGGGCCGGCGGTGACCCTTCGATGGGTGAGCGGGCGACCGAGATGGCCCAGGGGACCATCAAAGAGGTTCTCGGCAAGGCCGACCTCGTGTTCGTCACGGCAGGGATGGGCGGCGGTACCGGGACCGGTGCGGCCCCCGTCGTCGCCAAGATCGCCAAAGAGCAGGGTGCCATCGTCGTCGGCATGGTCTCGACGCCGTTCAACGTCGAGCGCGCCCGAACGGTGAAAGCCGAGGAAGGGCTGGAGAAACTCCGCAACGAGGCGGACTCCATCATCGTCCTCGACAACAACCGGTTGCTCGACTACGTCCCGAACCTCCCGATCGGGAAGGCGTTCTCGGTGATGGACCAGATCATCGCCGAGACGGTGAAGGGGATCTCGGAGACCATCACCCAGCCGTCGCTCATCAACCTCGACTACGCCGACATGTCCACCATCATGAACCAGGGTGGCGTCGCCGTGATGCTGGTCGGTGAGACGCAGGACAAAAACAAGACCGAAGAGGTGGTCCGCGACGCGATGAACCACCCGCTTCTCGACGTGGACTACCGTGGCGCGTCCGGCGGTCTCGTCCATATCACCGGCGGTCCCGACCTCACGCTCAAGGAGGCCGAGGGCATCGCCGACAACATCACCGAACGCCTCGAAGCGAGCGCCAACGTCATCTGGGGCGCTCGCATCCAAGAGGAGTACAAAGGCAAGGTCCGCGTCATGGCCATCATGACCGGCGTCCAGAGCGCGCAGGTGCTCGGCCCGACGACGCAGAAGCAGGCCGACCGCTCGCGCGCCAGCCTCGACGGGAGTTCGAGTTCGGAGTTCGAGACGAACCAGAACCGCCAGCACCGGACGAACCCCGGTGCGAGTGGGTCGTGGCAGTCCGACGGCGGACGCGACGAGGTCGAACGGAACAACGGCCTCGACGTCATTCGCTGA
- the ncsA gene encoding tRNA 2-thiolation protein NcsA has translation MECDKCDRDAVMVANYSGAHLCENHFCASVEKRVRRRVREDSLVPRDASPDDPDTWVVGLSGGKDSVVLTHILEETFGPDPRIELVALSIHEGIEGYRDKSLDACVELCEDLSLRHEVVSYEEELGVRMDDVVEKDPENMAPCAYCGVFRRDLLEQYAEELGADKLLTGHNLDDEAQTALMNFLEGDVTQVAKHFDASIGGFEERALTDDFVPRAKPLRDVPEKEVALYAHLKDLPAHITECPHASEAYRGEIQQLLLELEENHPGTRHSIMAGYEELAKMAAEQYRGDSDEDVELNECERCGSKTGGTVCRKCKLVEAVEAV, from the coding sequence ATGGAGTGCGACAAATGCGACCGCGACGCCGTCATGGTCGCGAACTACTCGGGGGCGCATCTCTGCGAGAACCACTTCTGCGCCTCGGTCGAGAAACGCGTCCGGCGGCGCGTCCGCGAGGACAGCCTCGTCCCCCGCGACGCCAGCCCCGACGACCCCGATACGTGGGTCGTCGGCCTCTCGGGCGGCAAAGACAGCGTCGTGCTCACGCACATCTTGGAGGAGACGTTCGGGCCGGACCCCCGAATCGAACTCGTCGCGCTCTCCATCCACGAGGGTATCGAGGGCTACCGCGACAAGAGCTTAGACGCCTGTGTCGAACTCTGTGAAGACCTCTCGCTCCGACACGAGGTCGTCTCCTACGAGGAGGAACTCGGTGTCCGCATGGACGACGTGGTGGAGAAAGATCCCGAGAACATGGCTCCCTGTGCGTACTGCGGCGTCTTCCGACGCGACCTGCTCGAACAGTACGCCGAGGAACTCGGCGCGGACAAACTGCTGACCGGCCACAACCTCGACGACGAGGCGCAGACGGCGCTGATGAACTTTCTCGAAGGCGACGTCACCCAGGTCGCGAAACATTTCGACGCGAGTATCGGCGGCTTCGAGGAGCGCGCGCTCACCGACGACTTCGTTCCCCGCGCGAAACCGCTGCGCGACGTACCCGAGAAGGAAGTCGCGCTGTACGCACACCTGAAGGACCTCCCGGCGCACATCACCGAGTGTCCGCATGCGAGTGAAGCCTATCGCGGGGAAATCCAACAGTTGCTCCTCGAACTCGAAGAGAACCATCCCGGCACGCGCCACTCCATCATGGCCGGCTACGAGGAACTCGCGAAGATGGCGGCCGAGCAGTACCGCGGCGACAGCGACGAGGACGTCGAACTCAACGAGTGCGAACGCTGCGGGTCGAAAACCGGCGGCACCGTCTGTCGCAAGTGTAAACTCGTCGAGGCGGTCGAAGCCGTCTGA
- a CDS encoding DUF4442 domain-containing protein, translating to MSESLRTRLARLGFNLHPTYRSTGGRVRYVAADWSRVQVELPLTWRTKNVYGTMFGGSMYAAVDPVYVIMLNQRLGDGFTVWDRAAEIEFKRPGDRTLYADFRLPDEEIETIRERIDPGESTDREYDVRLFDEEGTVYAEVSKTLYVGRDKS from the coding sequence ATGAGCGAATCGCTGCGGACGCGTCTCGCACGTCTCGGGTTCAACCTCCACCCGACGTACCGAAGCACCGGCGGCAGAGTCCGATACGTCGCCGCCGACTGGAGTCGCGTGCAGGTCGAACTCCCGCTGACGTGGCGGACGAAGAACGTCTACGGGACGATGTTCGGCGGGAGCATGTACGCCGCCGTCGACCCCGTCTACGTCATCATGTTGAACCAACGGCTCGGCGACGGCTTCACCGTCTGGGACCGCGCGGCGGAGATCGAGTTCAAACGACCGGGCGACCGGACGCTGTACGCCGACTTTCGGCTCCCCGACGAGGAGATAGAGACGATTCGCGAGAGAATCGACCCCGGCGAGTCGACCGACCGCGAGTACGACGTTCGACTGTTCGACGAGGAGGGCACGGTGTACGCCGAGGTCTCGAAGACGCTCTACGTCGGTCGCGACAAGAGCTAA
- a CDS encoding helix-turn-helix domain-containing protein, translating into MAKLHQELADVRSIELDNAFYVEDGTWLESLTVVVNGTFDPNVVIEEISGVSLFYSTEIPTESDDFEIRRLTILANESYPFILSLVLRQETIPNRIVLQNGVFEAVVTARNWDQFRAMADEVQETLGEFELLSVTQDDEPGEPLDSGRLTEVLVSKLTDDQLAVLETAYDHGYFDIPREATATDLAGELDIAQSTVSERLRTAERTLLELIYGPRKQ; encoded by the coding sequence ATGGCGAAGCTCCACCAGGAACTGGCTGACGTCCGGAGTATCGAACTCGACAACGCATTCTACGTCGAGGACGGCACGTGGCTGGAGTCGCTGACCGTCGTGGTGAACGGCACGTTCGACCCGAACGTCGTCATCGAGGAAATCTCCGGCGTGTCGTTGTTCTACAGTACCGAGATCCCGACCGAATCGGACGACTTCGAGATTCGGCGACTCACCATCCTCGCGAACGAGTCATACCCGTTCATCTTGAGCCTGGTGTTGCGCCAGGAGACGATCCCCAACCGTATCGTCCTCCAGAACGGCGTCTTCGAGGCCGTGGTGACTGCGCGCAACTGGGACCAGTTCCGTGCGATGGCCGACGAGGTCCAGGAGACGCTCGGCGAGTTCGAACTGCTGTCTGTCACCCAGGACGACGAGCCGGGCGAACCACTCGACAGCGGCCGACTGACCGAGGTCCTCGTTTCGAAGCTCACCGACGACCAGTTGGCGGTTCTCGAGACGGCGTACGATCACGGCTACTTCGATATCCCTCGCGAAGCGACGGCGACGGACCTCGCGGGCGAACTCGACATTGCGCAGTCGACGGTGAGCGAGCGACTCCGGACCGCTGAGCGAACGCTGCTCGAGCTCATCTACGGACCGCGGAAGCAGTGA